GCTCCAGATGTTCATTCAATATATGAAGTCCCATTAATTCTTAATGAAGAAAAAGTGGGAGAATATGTGCTTAAAAGAATAAAAATGGATGTAAATCACCCTGATCTTGGCCGTTGGAGTGAAATTGTAGAATCTCTCAAAAAAGAAGAGCCAAAAGTAAATATAGGAATTATAGGGAAGTATGTAGAACTTGAAGATGCTTACATAAGTATTAGGGAGTCTCTTAAACATGCAGCAGCAGAAATTGGAGTTAAGGTAAACATAGAATGGATAAGTGCCGAAGATTCCTTAGATATTAACAATCTTCAAGATTTGGATGCGCTTTTGATCCCTGGAGGATTTGGCGAAAGAGGTATTTCCGGAAAGTTAGATGCTGTTAGATATTCTATTGAGCACAAAGTTCCATTATTTGGAATTTGCTTGGGAATGCAATGCATGGTAATTGAATTAGCAAGAATAAATGGCTTTGATGATGCAAACAGTACTGAATTTGATTCTAAAACCAAAAATCCTGTAATAGATATCATGCCTGAACAAATAAAAATTAAATATATGGGTGGAACAATGAGACTTGGTTCATATCCATGTAAACTTAAAAAAGACACTTTAGCATATGATGCTTATCAAAAAAAGAATGTTGATGAAAGACACAGGCATAGATATGAATTTAACAATGATTATCGTGAATTTTTAGAAGAAAAAGGACTTATTATATCTGGAACTTCGCCAGATGATTATCTTGTTGAAATGGTAGAACTTGAGAATCATCCATGGTTTTTAGGATGTCAATTCCATCCAGAGTTTAAATCAAGACCAAATAATGCACATCCAATTTTTGTGTCATTTATGAAGGCTGCATTTGAAAATAGGAAAAATAAAAACTAATTAATTCAATTTAATACAATCAAGTGATTTTTATGACAGCTGATATACCCATACCTTTAATTTGTACAGTTATTGCATTGTTAGCATGCTTTTATGCAGGCTACACAGACCTAACAAGAGGAGTTGTCCGAAATAAACTTACTTTCTCTTTAATAGGCATTGGACTTATTTTAAATGCCATTTATGCAGTTATGATAGGTAAAATCTCATTCATTATAACATGTATACTTTTTACAGCAATTATCTATGCAATGGGTTATGCATTCTGGAGAATTAAAGCATGGGCTGGTGGAGATGCAAAATTATTTACAGGTTTAGCAGCTTTACTACCGTTTTACCCCCTACAGTTTTATCCCGCTATTTTAAGTTATAACCTATTTGGAGTAAATTTTCCAATTATTGCAGCATATGGATTCCCCTTTACATTAGTAATAAATAGTTTACTTTCAGTATTTCCATTCCTTTTAATTTATCTGTTATTTATAGTCATACGAAATAAACCAGAACTTTTAGATGAATTAGCAGCCCCAATCAAAGAATATAAGAAAAATATTGTATTAACGCTGATTATAACATCATCAGTAACATTAACACTATTTATAACGCTTTATTTCAATTTAACATCTTATTTAGGGTATCAACTAATCATCGTTTCATTGATTTTAATATATCTTTTAACTCTTGTAATTTCCAAAATGCCAAATAGGCTAAAAGCAGTTATAATATCTATTTTAATTGTTTTTGGATTATATAACAATTTAAATAACCTTATTTTGGCATTAAGCAGTATGGTTGTTTTATTTATAATAATAACACTTACAGGAATTCTTAGAAACCTTCTTTTTTCAGTAAATAAAAAAGCACTTCAAGATGATTATAAGACAGAAGACTTAAAAGAGGATATGATACTTGCCCATAGTCTTTATGAAGATGAAAATAGAGTATATTTTGATGATAAGTCCCTTATTGCTAAAGTTAAAGAATCTGTAGATAGTGGTGATCCTTTTGGTTTTATGAAACCTAAAGGCAAACTTTTAATAGGTTCAATGGCAGCAGGCTTAACTAATGAGGATATTAAACTTTTAAAGACATTATATACTGAAGATAAGATTAAAAATGAGATTAAAATTAAAAAAGGATTTCATTTTGTTCCATCAATGTTCATGGGTCTTGTAATATCTCTCTTTGTTGGAGATTTAGCTTTAATATTCCAAAAAATATTATTTGCAATATTTACTTAAATAAAAATAATTTTAGGATAATAAAAGCATATTTGAAAAATATGGTTCAATTATTTATATAAGATAGAAAAAACATAAAATATGAGTGATATGGAGTTTAAAAAAATGGATAATAGGGGACAAATTTCTGCAGAATATTTGTTACTAATTGTGGTAATTTTAATTGTTTTGACATCTGTCACATTACCACTTGTAGGAACAGCCATTAACAATAGTAATGATATTTCATGGTCTTCAGATGCAAAAATAGCCGTACAAACTATTGCAAATGCAGTAAACATAGTTTATGCTAATGGGCCTGGTTCTAAACAGACTAATGATGTATATATTCCCCAAACAATGGCACTTACTAATGCAGGAAATAGTGTTGTTTTAACTGTTACACTTTCTGATGGCAGTACCAAAACCATAACTGGAAATACTGGATACGCTTTAAGTGCAACTAATATTCCTCTTTCAAGGGGTTGGCATACAATACAAGTGTATTGGCCTCAGGGAACAAATGCTATAACTATAACTGCAATATCATAATCTGATTACCCAATAGAATGCAAATTAAATAGTATAATATCTTTTGAGGGATAAAAATGAAGATCTTTACAA
This portion of the Methanobacterium sp. genome encodes:
- the pyrG gene encoding CTP synthase (glutamine hydrolyzing); amino-acid sequence: MIHLSKYIVVTGGVVSSIGKGITAASIGRILRSHGIDVTAIKIDPYLNWDSGTLNPYQHGEVFVTEDGMETDLDLGHYERFLDTELSGDSNITTGKVYSSVIEKERKGEYLGSCVQIIPHITDEIKSMVRKIANKTDADVVLVEVGGTVGDIESQPFLEALRQLRNEEGHDNVMFVHVTYVPYLRAAGEFKTKPTQHSTKELRSTGINPDMIICRSELSIDSPLKQKIAHFCDVEINAVINAPDVHSIYEVPLILNEEKVGEYVLKRIKMDVNHPDLGRWSEIVESLKKEEPKVNIGIIGKYVELEDAYISIRESLKHAAAEIGVKVNIEWISAEDSLDINNLQDLDALLIPGGFGERGISGKLDAVRYSIEHKVPLFGICLGMQCMVIELARINGFDDANSTEFDSKTKNPVIDIMPEQIKIKYMGGTMRLGSYPCKLKKDTLAYDAYQKKNVDERHRHRYEFNNDYREFLEEKGLIISGTSPDDYLVEMVELENHPWFLGCQFHPEFKSRPNNAHPIFVSFMKAAFENRKNKN
- a CDS encoding class III signal peptide-containing protein is translated as MDNRGQISAEYLLLIVVILIVLTSVTLPLVGTAINNSNDISWSSDAKIAVQTIANAVNIVYANGPGSKQTNDVYIPQTMALTNAGNSVVLTVTLSDGSTKTITGNTGYALSATNIPLSRGWHTIQVYWPQGTNAITITAIS